From one Triticum urartu cultivar G1812 chromosome 3, Tu2.1, whole genome shotgun sequence genomic stretch:
- the LOC125547576 gene encoding F-box/FBD/LRR-repeat protein At5g22660-like encodes MESTCNTIMRDEDSTSASENDDRISALPDHLLLKILECLYMPTAVQTGVLSTRWRHLPHQLSNLQINAEDFPGTVDQIMTAYTDATRRFLSPPPCGCNRVIKILQLCFYLADPYLSSIGHALGDAVKIDVPEYLEFAATGHVACPSEAELVLFRQCFMSFFHACPGPFSLLTKLTLRSLSFEDSDIPNILNTCNKLKLLSLRSCQMGQDPVLKIDAPCSELIGLELIDFECEQVELISAPQLLELVYDSWCGENPPVSFGYVPQLVKLYFASPALSWQTPFTLSECLSGNKNLSMLHLNFRTQMIWIEPEDPRQLTPIFSKLRDAHLYNIFAECDLNWTMFILEGAPSLENFYLSRHSCELSKTKDSAEKTNVLWEPSENSRYLNLKLLVMKGFKEEEKVMNYVRLVMARAVVLNRIELCDEDPCNGCSAINHEPPRFMVDEASKQRIREQLTHGSSSSAEIIIG; translated from the exons ATGGAGTCAACCTGCAACACC ATCATGAGAGATGAAGATAGCACTAGTGCAAGCGAAAACGATGATAGAATCAGCGCGCTGCCCGACCATCTTCTACTCAAAATCCTCGAATGCCTTTACATGCCCACGGCAGTTCAGACCGGCGTGCTCTCCACACGATGGAGGCACCTCCCGCATCAGCTCTCTAATCTGCAAATTAATGCCGAAGACTTTCCAGGCACGGTGGACCAGATAATGACTGCGTACACTGATGCGACAAGGAGATTTCTATCTCCTCCGCCTTGTGGATGCAATCGGGTCATCAAGATCCTGCAGCTCTGCTTCTACCTAGCAGACCCTTACTTGTCCTCCATCGGTCATGCCCTCGGGGATGCCGTGAAGATCGACGTACCAGAATACCTCGAGTTTGCGGCGACCGGCCATGTTGCATGTCCAAGTGAGGCTGAACTAGTACTGTTCAGACAGTGCTTTATGTCCTTCTTCCATGCTTGCCCCGGTCCCTTCAGTTTGCTCACCAAACTGACGCTGCGGAGCCTTTCTTTTGAAGACTCAGATATCCCCAATATCCTCAACACTTGCAATAAACTTAAGCTCCTTTCCTTGAGATCCTGTCAAATGGGCCAGGACCCTGTCCTCAAGATAGATGCTCCATGCTCGGAGCTCATAGGACTTGAACTTATCGACTTTGAGTGTGAACAAGTTGAACTAATCTCTGCCCCTCAACTCCTGGAATTGGTCTATGATAGTTGGTGCGGTGAAAACCCCCCAGTGTCTTTTGGCTATGTCCCCCAGCTTGTTAAATTATATTTCGCTTCTCCTGCCCTATCTTGGCAGACGCCATTCACATTGAGCGAGTGCCTATCTGGTAACAAAAACCTGTCAATGCTGCATCTAAATTTCCGCACTCAAATG ATTTGGATTGAACCTGAAGATCCTCGACAGCTCACTCCTATATTCAGTAAACTGAGAGATGCACATCTTTACAATATCTTTGCAGAGTGCGATCTGAATTGGACTATGTTTATCCTCGAAGGTGCACCTTCCTTGGAGAACTTTTAT CTATCTCGACATTCATGTGAACTCAGTAAGACTAAGGATAGTGCTGAGAAGACCAATGTGTTGTGGGAACCATCCGAGAATTCGAGGTACTTGAACTTGAAGTTGCTCGTGATGAAAGGTTTTAAGGAGGAAGAAAAGGTGATGAATTATGTAAGACTTGTCATGGCACGAGCTGTCGTGTTGAATAGAATCGAGTTGTGTGATGAAGATCCGTGCAATGGGTGCAGTGCTATCAATCATGAGCCTCCAAGATTTATGGTAGATGAAGCTAGCAAGCAACGGATAAGGGAGCAACTCACCCATGGATCCTCCTCATCTGCGGAGATAATAATTGGATGA